A single genomic interval of Juglans regia cultivar Chandler chromosome 1, Walnut 2.0, whole genome shotgun sequence harbors:
- the LOC108996058 gene encoding 40S ribosomal protein S13-like, with amino-acid sequence MGRVHSQGKGISASALPFKRTRPSWLKISYQDVEENICKFAKKGLTPFQIGVILRDSHGIALVKTVTRSKILHIWKVHGLAPENSEDLYHLIKKAVPIHKHLERNMKDKDSKFRLILVESRIHRLARYYKKTKKLPRVWKYESTTASTLVA; translated from the coding sequence ATGGGTCGCGTGCATAGTCAAGGTAAGGGTATTTCGGCTTCTGCTCTCCCTTTCAAGAGGACACGACCAAGCTGGCTGAAGATCTCTTATCAGGATGTTGAGGAGAACATCTGCAAATTTGCCAAGAAGGGTCTGACACCATTTCAAATTGGTGTTATTCTTCGGGATTCTCATGGGATTGCTCTGGTGAAGACTGTTACTAGAAGCAAGATTTTGCATATATGGAAGGTCCATGGACTTGCTCCTGAAAATTCAGAGGATCTGTACCACCTCATAAAGAAAGCAGTCCCGATCCATAAGCATTTGGAGAGGAATATGAAAGACAAAGATTCCAAGTTTAGGTTGATTTTGGTTGAGAGCAGGATCCATCGCCTAGCTCGCTACTACAAGAAGACGAAGAAGCTGCCACGTGTATGGAAATATGAATCTACCACAGCCAGCACTCTTGTGGCTTAG
- the LOC118344188 gene encoding uncharacterized protein LOC118344188 produces MQIDMRQREERVSSTTGNDSLGTRWKFDPGRLHFLPSQFFFSNLFFSLCHLESEKPTMFLPFLVFFPSLVSSLPLALQSETTLKSSHSVYYADTTVFITGSSRSNDRKIHFHSVIPIVNKLQDIFAQLENQIGRYPEPNVDPRDPTERYQDISSFMQTFLEPIIKMPVDKSRRGVGSKSPGTQHLIGRSPIEVFEAVDQQLQGYKQKLFALAGMPLFSFSFPRYLYGESGAVNSLFDAVKGDDDILGDCGEVQRRSSMNMLVPISISNLNWYPNEYYRLVEKICESYFTNVGNILEKSEVIGVSPVISGGKEWRNFTCLQILEGRDSAP; encoded by the coding sequence ATGCAAATAGATATGCGACAAAGAGAGGAGCGTGTCAGTTCAACCACTGGAAACGATTCCCTTGGCACCAGATGGAAGTTTGATCCTGGTCGTCTCCATTTCTTACCCTCACAATTCTTCTTCTCTAACCTCTTTTTCAGTCTCTGTCACTTGGAATCCGAAAAACCAACAAtgtttcttccatttcttgtCTTCTTTCCCTCACTTGTTTCCTCTCTACCTTTGGCTCTCCAATCAGAAACAACCCTCAAATCGTCTCACTCCGTTTACTATGCCGACACCACGGTCTTTATAACTGGTAGTAGCAGGAGTAACGACCGAAAAATCCACTTCCATTCGGTGATCCCCATAGTCAACAAGCTGCAGGACATCTTCGCGCAGCTCGAGAACCAGATCGGGCGTTATCCTGAGCCCAACGTAGATCCAAGAGATCCAACAGAGAGATACCAGGACATTTCTTCGTTTATGCAGACATTCTTGGAGCCCATCATCAAGATGCCAGTGGACAAATCAAGACGTGGGGTCGGTTCAAAAAGTCCTGGAACCCAACATCTGATTGGGAGATCACCTATTGAGGTATTTGAAGCTGTCGACCAGCAACTTCAAGGATATAAGCAGAAGCTCTTTGCACTTGCAGGCATGCCTTTGTTTAGCTTCAGTTTCCCAAGGTATTTGTATGGAGAATCTGGTGCTGTCAATAGCTTATTTGACGCAGTGAAGGGTGATGACGATATTCTCGGTGATTGTGGTGAGGTACAGAGGAGAAGCTCCATGAATATGTTGGTACCAATTTctatttcaaatctcaattggTACCCAAACGAATATTATAGGTTGGTTgagaaaatttgtgaaagttatttTACCAACGTTGGAAATATTTTAGAGAAATCTGAAGTTATTGGTGTTTCTCCTGTAATCTCTGGTGGTAAAGAGTGGAGAAATTTTACGTGCTTGCAAATTCTAGAAGGCAGGGATAGTGCACCTTAG